The nucleotide sequence TTCTGAAAGACACAATCAATTCAAATCCAAAAATCGGTTATATTTTAAAAGCAAATCCAGGAGGAATTTTAGAATTCTATGATTTCGAAAACAAAGAACTATGGAAACAAATAAATTAACTGTTTACAACAACGTATATAGCTCATAGCTAATCAGTTGCTTAATCGAAATTAAGGCATTTTGGAAAGTCGCCAAGTTTTTAAATTTGACGATTTCCAATAAAAAAAGATAAATAGTAAAATTTAAAAATCTGACTTGTGCTCAATCCGAATAAATATCGCTAATTTACACGCTACGATCCATATACAAGACCGTTGTAAGTAATACCCAAACCAACTTCAATGAGAAAATTAATATTAATCGTTTTGATTTTAACTTTAGGAATAAGTTGCAAAGAATCGAAATCTGAATCTGACAAAAAACAAAATGAAGTTCCTGAAATTCCAGCTGAATTAAATGGCTTTTCAATGGAACAAATAAAAAATATTCATCAATATATGAATGTTGACAGATGGAATAATGGAGGAGATATTGGGACAAGAATGGGAACTGATTATAATAAACTTGCTGAAAAACTGAATATTCCTATTTCGAAATTAAAAGAAATAGATAGCTATTATCATTACGATGTTATTAAAATTTTAGACAAAAAAATAAAATCACAGTTTGAGAATCATAAAAATTTTGAACCAGATTATTATGGTTCAATAGAATCTACAGCTTATTGCGGAATTAATACATTACGTGGAAATATTGTTGTTTACGGACAAAAAAATATAGCGAACTTCAAAGCGGAAGCAGAAAAAATCGCTAATGAATTGATTTCTGAAATTCCAGATTGGATTACAGGTTATAAATTAAATTTCACACGATACGAAGACCCAAATTTAGAAACCAAAGGAAATGTTGATATTGGGTTTTTATGGAGAAAAGGAGAAGAATTAAAAGTTATGAAAAGTAGTCGTGGACTTTATGGTTATAAAAGACCAGAAACGAATACTTTTTGGCATAATCGTGAATGGAATAATGAAAGTACAATTCCAAATCCGAATTTATAAATTAGCGAGAAAGTACTACTTACAACAACGTGTATGATTCATTGCTAGTGCAGGCTTATTTACGAAAATCCTCGCGGATTTCCTATTTGGTTTGTAGTTGCTAATTTAGTTGCTGAAACACGCAACGAAATCATACACAATCACGTTGGCAACAATTTAAAAAATGAGTAAACCAATAATAATAATACTGATTTTAATAACACTTTTATCTTGTAAAACTGAAAAGTCAACTGAGATAATAGTTATTGGAACACTTCATAAACCAGAATATAATTTTAATTCTGAGATTCTCTTCAATATATTGGAAGATGTACAACCCGATTTTATATTAGAAGAACTAGACTCTTCTTTCTTCACTTCTAATTTTAGACACAAAAATGTTTCAAATAGTAATGAACGAATGGCATCGGAAAAATATATTGAAAAATACCCGACAACTAAATTGAGACCATATGAATTTGAAGGTAGAAATGAATATAGGATAAATACTGGCTCACGACCTACAGATGGATTAACAACAAAACTCATAGATAGTTTAAATAATGTTGGTTTATTATCTGATAAAGAAGCTAAAATTCATAATAAATACAAAGCGCTCTTAGATCCATTAATAATATTAGCATCTAAATCCCCCGAAAAATTCAATAACGCATCAACTGACAGTATTTGTGCCGAAAGACAATATTATCAATATAAAATGCTAAAAAAAATAACGAATAAAAGAGATGAATTTGCAACTCGTTTTCATACCAAACCAAACGGAGAAAAAATTAGTTACCGAGATGGATATCAGTTAGCTGATGTTTTTTGGGATTTAAGAAATCAAACAATGGCTAAAAACATAATGCAAATTTCTGAAAAGAATCAAGGTAAAAAAATTGTTGTGCTTTGCGGGTTTATGCATAGATATTATATTTTAAGTGAATTGAGAAAATTAAAAGAAGGGAAAAATATTATCTTAAAAGAGTTTTACGAAAAATAAAAACTGTTGCCAACACCGTGTATAATTCATTGCTAGTTCTAGCCTACTTACGAAAGTCCTCGCGGACTTTCTATCTGTGATTTATTTGCTAACTTTAGTGCTGAAACACGCAACGAAATCATACACAAAACCGTTGGCGGTAATTTTAAAAAAAACAGAAATTCAATGAAAAATAGTCTTTTTTTAATTTTATTCATTTCTACTTTTTGTTTTGGACAAAAGAAACAAATTGATAGTATTATAAATAAAGAGCACGAATTAGGTCATTTTAACGGTTCAATACTTGTAATAAAAAATGGAAAAGTAATAACCGATTTAAATAAAGGATTCGCAAATTTCCAATTTAAAGTTCCAATTGATAACAATACAAAATTCCCGATTGCATCAACCACAAAATTGTTTACTGCAATTTCAATTTTACAACTTCAAGAAAAAGGAGAAATTCAGTTTAAGGATAAAGTCACAAAATATATTGATAGTTTACTAAAGAATTGCGGAAATATTACAATTTCTGACCTTTTACTTCATAAATCCGGGTTGTATAACGAACCTATAAAAGCTTATCTTTCTAAATATAAAATAGATGATTTTATCAAAGATTTTGTCAAAAGAAAGCAACCATTAGATACAATCGATTTTAATTATAATAATGTGGATTATGTTCTGCTATCAAAAATCATAGAAAATATTACAGAAGAAAAATTTTCGAACGCAATCAACAATATGATTATAAAACCATTAGAATTAAACAATACAGGTTTTATAAATGAAAGCGAAGTTATTCCTAATCTCGCTTACGGCTATCATAATTATACTTTTGGAAGTGGAAAACCCGAGGATAAACTTTACAATGATAGGAGATTTATATCAAATTATTTCGGTGCAGGTCAAATCTATTCTACTACTCAAGATTTACATAAATTACTCAATGCATTACGTAATAACAAATTGATTTCTAAAAAAAATAATATTAGATATTTAGTTACAAAACAGAATGAGAATTACATAGATTGGTTACAAGGTTTTCCGACATATGGTTTTTTCTTGGATGATAAAACATATTCTTTTCCTGTATTGAGACGAGGAGGAAATATCGACGGTTTTAACTCAGAAATTATAACGGACAAAGAATTTAATAGAATATTGATTATTCTCTGCAATACGGACACGGCAGATTTAGAACAAATAAGTAACAAAATATTTAGCCTTATCGAATAAAAAACTACCGCCAACAACGTATAATAGCAATTGCGGCTTTGTGTCCTGCGGACACGATCGCGTAAGTATAAAAGTCAGGAATTTTAGCTATCTTAGTTTTTAACCAAACCGCAACTGACGATTATACGAGACCGTTAGCCAAAATAACTCCTGATGTACTTTCCTGAAATAGGTTGACTAAAAATTAAACCTTTTAGTACTATACCTAATGAATGAACAAAATGAACACTGTCGAAAAAATTCCTACAAAAAAGTAGGTTACGATCTTAAACTGCTGATCATCGATCAGATCCAAAATGCACAGATTTCTATTAATCGTGCTGCTATTAAATATCAAGTTTCCAGAGCTTCCATCTATTACTGGTTAAAAAAATACAGTACTTTAGAACAAAAGAAACTAGTGATGAGCAAGAAAGATGAAATCAAGAAACTTAAAGAAAAAATAGAGGAACTCGAGTTTGTAAAAGACTTCCAGCAAGATATTATTGCTGACATGGAACTTATTACAGGAGTTGATATGGCAAAAAAGTCTTTGCCCAAAACATTAGCAGACGAGATCGAAAAAAAGAAACTAAACCGTTCAAAAGAAAATGGTTGATCAAATGTTTTGGGATTTCTAAACAAGCTTTTTATAAACAATTAAGATCTCAAAAGACCAGACAAGTTCAGCAACAGCTGATCATTCGGCTTATAAAAGACTACCGAAGTAAGTATGGAATGCGTACCGGTGGGATTAAACTCTATAAAGAATTAAAGGATGATATGAACCGACTCGGTATCAAAATAGGAAGAGATAAATTCTATCGAGTAATGCGAATGAATAACCTACTCGTTCCTAAATTAAAGCGATCCCATATTACAACCGATTCAAAACATCGATTCTTTAAATACAAAAACTTGATAAAGAATAAAGTACCTAGTAGACCTGAACAACTTTGGGTAAGCGATATCACCTATATCAAAACACAGAGTGGCCATAGTTACCTGGCTCTGGTCACAGACGCCTATTCAAAGCAAATTATGGGGTATAAACTAGCAAGCCATATGAAAACCTCTCTTTGTATAGATGCACTTAAAATGGCGCTTAAAAATAGAAAATACAAAAATCAGAAACTCATCCATCATTCCGATCGAGGAATTCAGTATTGTAATCCACTATATACCGGCTTCGCTGAGCAAGAAGGAATACTTATGAGTATGACCGAAAAGTATGATCCTTATGAAAATGCGATAGCAGAACGCATTAACAGAACACTCAAATATGAATACGATTTAAAACGTACCATAAAAAACACTAAATTAGCCAAGAAGATGGTCAAACGAGCCGTGGAAATTTATAACAATAAGCGACCACATTTTAGTCTCAAATTGAACACCCCTAACTTTGTTCATTTGAACAAAAATGTAGACTATCATTCCTACAAAAGGAACAAACAGAATTTAGAAGTATTGACCATTTAAAATGTCCAAAATTGAACCAAAAATGGTCAACCTATTTCAGTATAATACAAAACATCGTGCCAATCATCAAATTATGAGTAAAAAGAAAGAGTTCGAGAATGATTTAAAACGGATTAAAGACATATACTTTTCTGCCCAAGAAACGTTCTTGATAAATAAAGAGCTTTACAAAAACATTGATTCCTCTGAATATGAAAGCTATTTAAAAAACATAAATCCTTTCTTCTATTTCTGCAAGATATATTTTTGGAGGAATACTGTCTTGGAGCTGTCAAAATTATTCAATCAGAAAGAAAATGAGAAATTTAATATTCCAAAATTCGTATCTAAACTTAAACCAAATGGATATTTTAAATCACTAAACTTCGATGCCGAATTTTTAGATGCAATTTTAATCCGAATTCAGGATAATAAGCATCTAATTGACAATTTAATAGAGCAAAGAGACAAAGTTTATGCTCACGAAGACAGAAATAATCAAGATATAAGGAATTTAGTTAGTCATACTCAAACGGAAAAACTTTTGGGAATAGTTAAAGACTTGATTAAAGAATTATATCTAGTTCATTACGAAACATCTATGCAATTTGATATTTTAGCTTCGCCAGCTACAAGTCTCGAAAACATAATAGAGAAATTATGCAAAATGAACGTTATTGAAGAAAAGGAAAGGTCTGAACTTTTCAAAAAGATGACGGAATAGTACTGCATAGAACAATGTATATAAAAAATAGCGCGAGTTGTTGCCAACACAAAGGTTCGGGCACTTTTTCGAGGTCGCCAAATTTTTAAATTTGGCTATTTGAGAAAAAAAGATAAATAGAAAAATTTAAAAATTCGGCTTGAGTTCAACCGAATGGTTTGCGCACTTTTTCAGCGCTACTTTTCATATACAATACCGTTGTGCGTAATTTAAAAAAACGATAATGAAAACACCTTTTAAGGTATTAATTATACTCTTCCTGACTAATTTTAGCACGAAATCTTTTTCACAGAAAATGGTTGAATATTACGAACCTGTAAAAAATGATAGTCTAAAAGTCGGAATAGGAGAAAAGGACTTTTTGCCTTTTATTCAAAAAGGTTATACTCTAATGCTTCCTGAAAATAAAGAGATTAAAGGTGTACTTATTTTCCTCGAAGACTCAAAGTATGACAAAAAGAATTTTAGTTCAAAGCAGATGTATAGTCAAGCATCTGAAAATAACTTTGCGGTATTGTCAATTTCAACCGAAATCCCTTTAGACTTTTACTTTTCTAAATCATCTATGAATTATACTCATAATTTAATTCAAAAGGTTTTTAATAAACATAATTTACCTAATGAAAATATTTTCTTTTTAGGTGCAAGTTTAGTAGGTCATAGAGCGATGAAGTATATTGAATTTATCAAAAAGGGAGATTATGATTTTCAGGTTAACATAGAAGGAGTTGTTATTTGTGATTTCACATTAGATTGGATAAGAAAATGGCAACAACACAAACGAGATATAAAAATAAATCGAATTAACCTTTGGGAGCCAATATTTATGAATTTTATGTTGGAAACCTATTTGAAAGGCACGCCCAAAACTGCAAAAGATAATTACCACAATTTCTCGACTTATAGTTACTCTGATGAAAATAATGAAAATATTAAATTTTACAAAAATTATGCTGTTAGAGCTTACATTGAGCCTAAAATAAAATATAGACTAAAAAAATACTACAGAACCTTATATGAAAACAATTCGACTGACATAGTTGGATTTTTAGCTGAATTAGAACTTGCAGGAAATGAAAATACGGAATTAATTGTTTTACAACCGGAATATAATCAATCCGAAAATCGGAATACACAGACAACTTGGAATGAAATAAATAAAGATGAATTAATGGATTGGATAAATAAGCAAACGGAAAAATAACTACGCACAACACCGTATATAATTTATTGCTAGTTCTAGCCTACTTACGAAAATCCTCGCAGATTTTCTATTCGGTTTTTATTTGCTAAATTGGGTACTTAAACCACGCAACAAACTATATACAAACACGTTGTGCTTAATGCTGAAAAAAGCCTATTCATAAAATTATATCTTTGTATTTAAATATATTTTACCTTTTATGAATGTAACCTCAAAAAAAATATCTGCACACGGAATTTTAGCTCTAAAGGAAGCTTTATCTGTTATTTATTGGAAGAAAGACAATTTAAGAGATTTTGTAAAATTGACTTTAAATAATTCGGCTATTGTTAGTACTGTTGATTGGACTGTTACAAAACGAGAAAGCGTAAAGGAATTGGTTGAAAGAATGACGAATCGAACTGACATCTATCACGACGATTTGATGAATTTACTTCTGGCTGTAACAGATTTTAATGATTTTTCGCATTTGGACTTTTGGGATGATGACGGCTCGATGAAAAAGAAAGCTAAAGCTGCTGTTGAGAAATTGAGGAAACATACTAAAGGATACATTCAAATAACACAAGAACAAGACGAATCAAGAAAGAGAAAATTAGAAGTTGAAAAACGAATTGCTCAAAATAAATCACTTGATGACGAACTGAACATCTTAAAGGATAGGTTTACGACTATATCAATGATAAAAGACAAACAAAAAAGAGGTTTCGAATTAGAATCTTTTTTAAATGATTTGTTTTATTTGTATGAGTTAGACCCAAAAGGCTCTTTTAAAAATTATGGCGAGCAGATTGATGGCGCATTTACGTTTGATAAAACGGACTATTTACTTGAAGCAAAATGGAAACAACAAGTTAATAGAGGAGATTTAGCTTCGTTTACTTACAAAGTTGAAAGCAAATTAAAAATTGCAATGGGGCTTTTAATAACAATGGATGGATTGACACCTCAAGCAATTTCACCGGATTTTAAGTCAATAATAATTATGGATGGCTCTGATATTATGGCAATCTTAGAAGGACGAGTAAAACTAACGGATTTGCTTTATAGAAAAAGAAGAAAAGCGAACGAAACTGGAAATATCTATGTGCGCTTTTTTGAAATGTAAATTTGAGCAAGTTTGCGGAAAGCACTAAGCACAACAACGTATAAAAATAATAGGGCAATAAGTGCTTAACCCAATGGCAATAGTGGTTTTGCAAGGTCGCCAAATTTTTAAATTTGGCTTATTGAGAAAAAAAGATAATAAGAAAAATTTAAAAATTCGGCTTGTGTCCAACCGAATGGTAGTCACCTTTTTTCAGCCCTACTATTCTTATACACAACCGTTAGCACCAATTTGACAAAAATGAAAATACAACTTTTATTATTAATGATACTAACTTCAATTTCTGGAAATAGTCAATCTAGCTATTCTGGTAATTTAGGAAAGTATAACATAACATTAATAATGTATCATTACAAAGATGGCGATTCACGTGCTTACTATGTTTATGACAAATTTGATACTCCAATTACAATTAATGGTAGATTAGAAGATGGAGAATTAAAACTTTTTGAAAAAGATTATTCCGAAAAAAAATCTGCCATTTTGATTTTTAAAGATTTCAAAGAAAGTGATAAAACCATTAAAGGAAAATGGATTAGTATTGATGGATCTAAAACTTATCCAATTTCATTAAAAAAAGATTTTGAAATTGATTATGGTAATAATGTTGAATGGAAAACTAGGGAACTTATTCAATCAAACACTACAGAGGAACATTATTTCAAAACGATAATCACAAAAGAAAAAGGACAACTCTATGGAAGAATTTCTGGTGTGAAAATATTTGAAAAAAAGTCAGACAAACTAATACAAACTATAGAATTAGATTGCCAACTGTTCGGAATTGATAACGTGAGTGTTGGAGATTACAACTTTGACGGTATTGAAGATTTTTCCGTTTTTGAGGCCAGTTATGCTGGACCAAATACCTCGAGTATTTACATCTTAAGGGACCCAAATTCAAACCAGTATATAAAAAGTAATTTTAGCGGGACTTCTTTAGAATTTGATAATGAATCAAAACTCATTTACGAACATAATCAATGTTGTGCTGGTAGAAGTCATAGGAACGCTACTTATAAAGTGGTCGATAATGAAATGGTTTTAATAGAAGAAGAATGCCTTGATTATGATGAAAAGCAAAAAGATTTTATTGAAGTTGAATGTGAATAAAACTGGTGCTAACACCGTATAACAACAATTGCGGATTTGTCTATTGCGGATACGACCACGCAAGCACAAAATCGGGAATTTTAGCTATCTTAGTGTTTAATCAATCCGCAACTGATTGTTATACAAAACCGTTGGCTGCAATCTATTATTCTTACATTAGGCTACAAATATTCTTACATTAGGCTACAAACTTGTGTTATTCAGCTACTTTTAACCATCCAAACCTTGATAAATTTGTAACAAATAATCATTATAAAATTTATCAAGATGAAAACAGTTTTAATAACAGGAGGCAACAAAGGAATAGGATTTGAAACGGCTAAACAGTTGAGTAAGCTTGGATATAAAGTTTACATAGGCTGCAGAAGTGAAAATAATGCATTGGAAGCTCTGAAAAGTCTTAAAAACCAAGGATTAAATAGTGTTGATTGGATTCAGCTCGATGTAGCAGATAGCAAATCAATAGAGCAAGGTAAAATTGAGCTAGCGTCAAAAATTGATTCTTTAGATATTTTAATCAATAATGCTGGTATTAGTGGTATTCAACCACAAAAGTTTTGTCATAATAATATCAAAACGTTAAGAAATATATTTGACACTAATTTCTTTGGTACTGTTGAAGTAACTCAAGAATTTTTTTCTTTACTGAAGAAAGCAGAACAGCCAATTATCATTAATATTTCCAGTGAAGTTGCATCTCTAGAAATCCATTCGTCAACAGGAAAAGATCCTAATTTGGAAATTTGGAGTGCTTATGGAGCATCAAAAACTGCTGTAAATGCATTTACGGTGATGCTTGCCAATGAATTAGAAGATAGCCCCTTCAAGGTATTTAGCGTAACACCAGGCTATACATCAACCGATCTCAATGATCATCAAGGAACAAAAACGGTTGAAGAAGGTGCCACTCCTATTGTTAAAATAGCTAATAAACCAACTCTTTTTACTTCTGGAAAGTTTTATGGTGATCAGGGAGAAGTTTCTTGGTAAGTTACCTAATAGATTTAATTTTTAGTTCGCTAATATGATAATTATATGCTTAATTTTGTATTTATTGTAAGTAAGTATCTAAATGCAGAAGATTTGTAAAGTAAAAACGATAGAAGAGTTTCATTCATTATCGGGTTTAGAAGCTCCACAGCATCCTTTAGTAAGTATTATTAATTATGCTGGGTTGAATGTTTCTCAAAGAGAACGGGATTCTAGCTGGATGCTTGATTTTTATCTTATTGCTATAAAACGTGGTCTGCAAGGTAAAATGTATTATGGTCAACAACGGTATGATTGCGATAATGGCATTATGTTTTTTGTAGCACCTAAACAAGTGTTTCGCATTCAGCCTGACCCAAGTAGTAATGAAGAAAGATCAGGATGGATGTTATTGATTCATCCTGATTTTATCTGGAATACTTCTTTGGCTAAAACAATATCGAAATATGATTTTTTTGACTATGCCATAAATGAAGCTTTGTTCCTTTCAGAAGAAGAGGAAGTAACACTGGAATCTGTTTTGGATGCAATAAAGAAAGAATATCAAACGAATATTGACCAATACAGTCAAAACATTATTATCGCTCATATAGAGACTTTACTTCAATATTCTGAGCGTTTTTATAAACGTCAATTTAATACCAGAAAAATAACTAATTATGATATTGTTGAACGGTTTGAAAACTCATTGTTAAACTATTTTAAATCAGACATCGCGTTGCAAAAAGGTCTACCTAGTGTACAACTTTTAGCAGAAAAACTCCATATTACATCTAAATATTTAAGCAGGCTCTTAAAAGAAATAACAGGACAAACCCCGCAGCAACATATTCAAGAAAAGATAATTGAAATTGCAAAATTAAAATTATCTACCACAGAAGAATCAGTAAACGAAATAGCCTATAATTTAGGATTTACACATGCTCAATCATTCCATAAGTTATTTAAAAGAAAGACGGAACAATCCCCTATTCAATTTAGAAAATCATTTTTTCAATAATTATACTTCCGTTTCCTCTACAAGAAAGACAGCTGCCAACACCGTATAACAACAATTGCGGGCTGCGGACACAACAGCGCAAACATAAAAGTCGGTAATTTTATTTATATTAGTTTCTAACCAATCCGCAACTGATTGTTATACTATCCCGTTGTACAACATACCCGAAATGAACAAACTGCTAACAATTTTACTTCTGATTTTCTTATTTCTGTCTTGTAAAAACGATAAGAAATCTGAATTGGAATTTTATGTGGAAAACCAAACCTCATTTTTCGATTTAAGAAATGGAGATTGGACAAAAAATTCGTGGATTAGAAAACCTGAAAATCTAAAAATTGTTCACGAATCATTTAAAAAATTTGGTTACGACAAACTCAAAAACCTGATTTTTAAAAATGACAATGAATTTTTAATTCAAGGAATTTATATAAAACGGAATTTCGAGAATTTAATGGACAGTTTGGAATTGACTTACAGCAAACCAGAAATACAAACAAAATATTACGTTGAATTTTGGAATCGGAGAAAAGCAGAACAAAATGACTCAATCGTTTATGAAATTATCCGAGAATTTAACTCAATGAAATCTGATAAAAAACCACTGAATTATCAAAATCAGTTTGAAAATGACACTTTAGTTGACTTATTGAAAATTGAGTTTGATAACGAAAATCTGAATTCTAAAAAAGCGGTAACTGACTTTTACACATTAAAAAAATACGGATTTAATCAATCAGCTTATAACCTACTCTATGAACGAGCAGAATATTCGGAATTGGAATTAGACCGAGAAAAATTAAGAAAGGAATTGACAAAAACAACAGAATTTGAACAACCTTGGCTTATCGATAATGAAAAATAAAGTACGTTGTACAACAATGTATAACCGCAATTACGGCGGATTCGACTACGTCCGAATCCACTCGGAATTGCGAGCG is from Zunongwangia endophytica and encodes:
- a CDS encoding serine hydrolase domain-containing protein; amino-acid sequence: MKNSLFLILFISTFCFGQKKQIDSIINKEHELGHFNGSILVIKNGKVITDLNKGFANFQFKVPIDNNTKFPIASTTKLFTAISILQLQEKGEIQFKDKVTKYIDSLLKNCGNITISDLLLHKSGLYNEPIKAYLSKYKIDDFIKDFVKRKQPLDTIDFNYNNVDYVLLSKIIENITEEKFSNAINNMIIKPLELNNTGFINESEVIPNLAYGYHNYTFGSGKPEDKLYNDRRFISNYFGAGQIYSTTQDLHKLLNALRNNKLISKKNNIRYLVTKQNENYIDWLQGFPTYGFFLDDKTYSFPVLRRGGNIDGFNSEIITDKEFNRILIILCNTDTADLEQISNKIFSLIE
- a CDS encoding DNA-binding protein, with the protein product MNEQNEHCRKNSYKKVGYDLKLLIIDQIQNAQISINRAAIKYQVSRASIYYWLKKYSTLEQKKLVMSKKDEIKKLKEKIEELEFVKDFQQDIIADMELITGVDMAKKSLPKTLADEIEKKKLNRSKENG
- a CDS encoding IS3 family transposase — its product is MIKCFGISKQAFYKQLRSQKTRQVQQQLIIRLIKDYRSKYGMRTGGIKLYKELKDDMNRLGIKIGRDKFYRVMRMNNLLVPKLKRSHITTDSKHRFFKYKNLIKNKVPSRPEQLWVSDITYIKTQSGHSYLALVTDAYSKQIMGYKLASHMKTSLCIDALKMALKNRKYKNQKLIHHSDRGIQYCNPLYTGFAEQEGILMSMTEKYDPYENAIAERINRTLKYEYDLKRTIKNTKLAKKMVKRAVEIYNNKRPHFSLKLNTPNFVHLNKNVDYHSYKRNKQNLEVLTI
- a CDS encoding XAC2610-related protein, with translation MKIQLLLLMILTSISGNSQSSYSGNLGKYNITLIMYHYKDGDSRAYYVYDKFDTPITINGRLEDGELKLFEKDYSEKKSAILIFKDFKESDKTIKGKWISIDGSKTYPISLKKDFEIDYGNNVEWKTRELIQSNTTEEHYFKTIITKEKGQLYGRISGVKIFEKKSDKLIQTIELDCQLFGIDNVSVGDYNFDGIEDFSVFEASYAGPNTSSIYILRDPNSNQYIKSNFSGTSLEFDNESKLIYEHNQCCAGRSHRNATYKVVDNEMVLIEEECLDYDEKQKDFIEVECE
- a CDS encoding SDR family NAD(P)-dependent oxidoreductase, producing MKTVLITGGNKGIGFETAKQLSKLGYKVYIGCRSENNALEALKSLKNQGLNSVDWIQLDVADSKSIEQGKIELASKIDSLDILINNAGISGIQPQKFCHNNIKTLRNIFDTNFFGTVEVTQEFFSLLKKAEQPIIINISSEVASLEIHSSTGKDPNLEIWSAYGASKTAVNAFTVMLANELEDSPFKVFSVTPGYTSTDLNDHQGTKTVEEGATPIVKIANKPTLFTSGKFYGDQGEVSW
- a CDS encoding helix-turn-helix domain-containing protein produces the protein MQKICKVKTIEEFHSLSGLEAPQHPLVSIINYAGLNVSQRERDSSWMLDFYLIAIKRGLQGKMYYGQQRYDCDNGIMFFVAPKQVFRIQPDPSSNEERSGWMLLIHPDFIWNTSLAKTISKYDFFDYAINEALFLSEEEEVTLESVLDAIKKEYQTNIDQYSQNIIIAHIETLLQYSERFYKRQFNTRKITNYDIVERFENSLLNYFKSDIALQKGLPSVQLLAEKLHITSKYLSRLLKEITGQTPQQHIQEKIIEIAKLKLSTTEESVNEIAYNLGFTHAQSFHKLFKRKTEQSPIQFRKSFFQ